Proteins from a single region of Bombus vancouverensis nearcticus chromosome 5, iyBomVanc1_principal, whole genome shotgun sequence:
- the Zfrp8 gene encoding zinc finger protein RP-8: MTLDLGFVEKCESWQLESKFFPSKVGGKPAWLDLKNIPGEKILQCEYCKEPCIFLCQIYAPYEDSEDAFHRTIFVFMCRNVECSKLNKNGNLRVFRSQLPKLNEFYPSEPPIEQSDWRTDISVNKWVKTCYICGILAPSHCSKCKTVNYCCRAHQIYDWKHGHKEICGSNKKIIRKPEILLTEYEIVIEREDKKDIDDSIKGEEEEEDEEEEEEEEEIKKYEAMVQKGEAGIFQNEDMPNELLNMVNEKEDKLFSTFLSTVDKYPHQILRYDRGGNILYISGESKIDDIPRCSECNGERQFEFQIMPQLLNFLNLGNPLKCIDWGILAVFTCIKSCVPKNGYSKEYIWKQDIIENDSNKK; encoded by the exons ATGACATTAGATTTAGGTTTTGTGGAGAAATGCGAATCTTGGCAATTAGAAAGCAAATTTTTTCCAAGTAAAGTCGGTGGTAAACCAGCATGGCTTGACTTAAAAAATATACCCGGAGAAAAAATTCTTCAATGTGAATATTGTAAAGAACCTTGTATCTTTTTATGTCAAATTTATGCACCGTACGAAGATAGTGAAGATGCTTTTCATAGAACGATCTTTGTCTTTATGTGTAGAAACGTAGAATGCTCGAAACtgaataaaaatggaaatttaagAGTATTTCGCTCTCAGTTACCAAAGTTAAATGAATTTTATCCATCTGAACCTCCTATAGAACAGAGTGATTGGAGAACTGATATTA GTGTAAATAAGTGGGTAAAAACATGTTATATTTGTGGAATATTAGCACCTAGCCATTGTTCTAAATGTAAAACTGTAAATTATTGTTGTCGTGCACATCAAATATATGATTGGAAACATGGACATAAAGAGATTTGTGgtagtaataaaaaaataataaggaAACCTGAAATCTTGTTAACTGAATATGAAATAGTGATTGAAAGAgaagataaaaaagatatagatGATTCAattaaaggagaagaagaagaagaagatgaagaagaagaagaagaagaagaagaaattaaaaagtatGAAGCAATGGTTCAAAAAGGTGAAGCAGGAATTTTTCAAAATGAAGACATGCCAAATGAATTGCTAAATATGGTTAATGAAAAGgaagataaattattttctacatttcttTCAACTGTTGATAAATATCCGCATCAAATATTAAG ATATGATAGAGGTggcaatattttatacatttcagGAGAAAGCAAAATTGATGACATACCAAGGTGTTCAGAATGTAATGGAGAGAGGCAATTTGAGTTTCAG attatgcctcAATTATTGAACTTCTTAAATCTTGGAAATCCATTAAAATGTATTGACTGGGGTATTTTAGCAGTATTTACTTGCATAAAATCATGTGTACCTAAAAATGGATACAGCAAGGAATATATATGGAAACAAGACATCATAGAAAATGATAGTAATAAAAAATGa
- the LOC117158754 gene encoding transmembrane protein 50A — protein sequence MTSIFESLQSATCVWFGIGNKRNVIVSMVAGTLFFVGWWFIIDANAKYPSEMSKAYYVCGVFGTISLFMINSVTNAQMGSDTLSGGYLGARGARGWLFVGFVMGFAAVIAACWILFADFVAAGAQHHWPGVGLFLQNVFIFLGSLTYKFGRIEEL from the exons atgacgtcaattttcgaaagtttacaATCCGCAACATGTGTATGGTTCGGAATAGGCAATAAACGGAATGTAATAGTGTCTATGGTCGCCGGAACTCTG TTTTTTGTAGGGTGGTGGTTTATAATTGATGCTAATGCCAAGTATCCTAGTGAAATGTCAAAAGCATATTATGTATGTGGAGTATTTGGGACTATATCTTTATTCAT GATAAATTCTGTAACAAATGCACAAATGGGAAGTGATACACTCAGTGGTGGTTATCTTGGAGCTAGAGGTGCAAGAGGTTGGTTATTTGTTGGATTTGTAATGGGATTTGCTGCAGTTATTGCAGCTTGTTGGATCTTATTTGCAGATTTTGTAGCTGCAG GAGCTCAGCACCATTGGCCCGGTGTAGGTCTCTTTTtacaaaatgtatttattttttt